A portion of the Oscillospiraceae bacterium genome contains these proteins:
- a CDS encoding recombinase family protein, with product MASDSHAKRPIVVERRKEKGRKKTPRLTKTYDVKIIPATVGVMAETEEPPKKRVAAYCRVSTDQEAQETSLEEQMAHFNTVIAEHPDWELAGIYADEGISGTQVKHRVQFQQMIEDAKAKKIDLILTKSISRFARNVVDCLTNIRLLRNLRPPVSVYFDKERLDSLDEKAEVFLTMLASFAQEESRSISTNIKWATRSRMKAGTQKISTTSLLGYDTDDDGEMVIVTNEAEIVRTIYMSFDKGMHPAEIAEKLNALEIRTIKNNPWTGESVKNILRNEKYCGDVLMQKTYTVDCLTHKTKKNEGEVEQYFIPDHHPAIVEREIWDKAQVRLEQIAGKRRRIRQKQQRLVPLRKGVLLGFVPIRPTWKAVSFKRLETATEKVMALVDAKPEQVHIEYESEECEMEILKGFEVINLKQPKGESIMTVTSNSLKFNKATAVELNYAPYIKVLLNAKTRQIAIQPCSEKDPNAIKFSNEESKQTYAISIKVPAIQVEFRRMLPFEDDNGGKLSYTLNGTLYPDEQVVIYDIGDVKPETEKKRRGRRKKSEIEAEQKEN from the coding sequence GTGGCAAGCGATAGTCATGCTAAAAGGCCAATTGTGGTAGAACGTCGTAAGGAAAAGGGAAGAAAAAAGACACCTCGCCTAACAAAGACCTATGATGTGAAAATAATTCCTGCAACAGTGGGTGTCATGGCGGAAACAGAAGAACCACCTAAAAAGCGTGTCGCTGCATACTGTCGTGTCAGCACAGATCAGGAGGCGCAGGAAACCAGTCTGGAAGAGCAAATGGCACATTTCAACACTGTTATAGCGGAGCATCCAGACTGGGAGCTGGCAGGCATTTATGCGGATGAAGGAATCTCTGGTACACAAGTTAAGCATCGAGTGCAGTTTCAGCAGATGATAGAGGATGCAAAGGCTAAGAAAATTGATCTGATTCTTACGAAGTCTATCAGTCGATTTGCTCGTAATGTGGTGGACTGCCTGACTAATATTCGATTGCTGCGGAACCTCCGGCCACCTGTCAGTGTGTATTTTGACAAGGAACGCTTGGATAGTCTGGATGAAAAGGCAGAAGTATTTCTGACGATGCTGGCTTCTTTCGCACAGGAGGAATCCCGAAGCATCTCTACTAATATCAAGTGGGCGACTCGAAGCCGGATGAAAGCCGGAACGCAAAAAATCAGTACGACGAGTCTGCTGGGCTATGATACGGATGATGATGGCGAAATGGTGATCGTTACCAACGAAGCTGAAATTGTTCGTACCATCTATATGAGCTTTGATAAGGGAATGCACCCGGCAGAAATTGCAGAAAAGCTCAATGCGTTGGAAATCAGAACAATCAAAAATAACCCGTGGACGGGTGAATCGGTCAAGAATATCCTGCGGAATGAAAAATACTGCGGCGACGTTCTGATGCAGAAAACCTATACGGTAGATTGTTTGACCCACAAGACCAAGAAAAACGAAGGCGAGGTGGAGCAGTATTTTATACCAGATCATCATCCCGCAATCGTAGAACGAGAGATCTGGGATAAGGCACAGGTACGGCTGGAACAGATTGCAGGCAAGCGGAGGCGTATTCGCCAAAAGCAGCAAAGGCTGGTTCCTTTACGAAAAGGAGTGCTGTTAGGATTCGTTCCCATCAGACCTACATGGAAGGCTGTTTCCTTCAAGAGATTGGAAACGGCAACAGAAAAGGTGATGGCACTGGTTGATGCAAAGCCAGAGCAGGTACACATAGAATATGAAAGCGAGGAATGTGAAATGGAAATTTTGAAAGGATTTGAGGTAATCAATCTAAAGCAACCGAAAGGCGAGTCTATTATGACGGTGACTTCAAACAGCCTGAAATTCAATAAGGCAACAGCTGTAGAGTTAAACTACGCGCCTTACATCAAGGTGCTGCTCAACGCAAAGACCAGGCAGATTGCGATTCAGCCTTGTTCAGAAAAAGATCCGAATGCGATCAAGTTCAGTAATGAGGAAAGCAAGCAGACTTATGCAATCAGCATTAAGGTGCCGGCTATCCAGGTAGAGTTTCGGAGAATGCTGCCTTTCGAGGATGACAACGGTGGTAAACTTAGCTATACCTTGAATGGAACCTTGTACCCAGATGAGCAAGTTGTCATTTATGATATTGGGGATGTGAAACCGGAAACAGAAAAGAAACGCCGGGGCAGAAGAAAAAAATCTGAAATTGAAGCAGAACAAAAAGAGAACTAA
- a CDS encoding helix-turn-helix domain-containing protein — translation MRRKQVTQYQLLKNGLDNKTLDTLKKNRNITLSTLEKLCQMLDCTPNDVVQFIPDDKK, via the coding sequence ATGCGCCGCAAGCAGGTAACACAGTACCAGCTTCTCAAAAACGGCTTGGACAACAAAACGCTGGACACTCTGAAAAAGAATCGGAATATTACACTATCCACATTGGAAAAACTCTGTCAGATGCTCGATTGCACTCCCAATGATGTCGTGCAGTTCATTCCAGACGATAAAAAATAA
- a CDS encoding recombinase family protein, with the protein MIAAYQRISRADGDLGKDGKDKSNSIENQKELIQRYISHKESLQNLPVMDFVDDGYTGSNFDRPGFQKMMDGVRSGEIDTIIVKDLSRFGRDYIGVGEYMEQIFPLLGVRLISINDNYDSSNYNGTTLGMDLVVSNLVNTMYCRDAGKKLRTANRVKWRKGISTASAAPFGYQFDPNRKGSYIIDPPAAKIVRRIFDLAILGLGTREIAMALNDENAPVPSVYNREHKAYGKETTYTIAPVILWDSSRVWKILTAYVYTGAMVLGKSQRLISGKKIIRIVPKGQQYITEGTHEAIVSREEFEKAQLVIRNNGHRVVMGSVDFPLKGRIRCGNCRRVLGYDYKQASPIFWCREGMELIGQTQCSSEIYQASDIENAVFQALKKELSLLDSLYGDIKKEEQSLKEASRKASRRKTLMEQKLKNLKGEKMRMYEEYAARTLSLDNYKNKKQECDRKIAEVQDKIEQFKAEESVKSVVPGTVRAAAEQAENFLHGTRLTASMVSAFIENVYVHEGGRIVVRFKYERSIQDTVKALHTS; encoded by the coding sequence ATGATTGCAGCGTATCAGCGCATTTCAAGGGCAGACGGTGATTTGGGTAAGGATGGTAAAGACAAGAGCAACAGCATCGAAAACCAGAAAGAACTGATCCAGCGGTATATTTCCCACAAAGAGAGTCTGCAAAATCTGCCTGTGATGGATTTTGTGGATGATGGTTACACAGGCAGCAATTTCGACAGACCGGGCTTTCAGAAGATGATGGATGGTGTGCGCAGTGGCGAGATTGATACCATTATCGTAAAAGACCTGTCTCGTTTTGGACGCGATTACATTGGTGTGGGCGAGTACATGGAGCAGATTTTTCCACTACTGGGTGTCAGGCTCATCTCCATCAATGACAACTATGACAGTAGCAATTATAATGGTACAACCTTGGGGATGGATTTGGTTGTCAGCAACCTGGTAAACACCATGTACTGCCGAGATGCAGGAAAGAAACTTCGGACAGCCAATCGAGTGAAGTGGCGCAAGGGCATTTCTACAGCGTCTGCTGCACCGTTTGGTTATCAGTTTGACCCGAATAGAAAAGGATCATATATCATTGACCCTCCAGCGGCAAAAATTGTCCGTCGTATTTTTGACCTTGCGATTCTGGGATTGGGAACGCGAGAAATAGCGATGGCATTGAATGATGAAAATGCTCCTGTGCCGAGTGTTTATAACCGGGAGCATAAGGCGTATGGAAAAGAAACGACTTACACGATTGCACCTGTGATTCTTTGGGATAGTTCTCGCGTTTGGAAAATCCTCACGGCGTATGTGTACACCGGAGCGATGGTTCTGGGAAAAAGTCAAAGGTTAATTTCCGGCAAGAAAATCATTCGCATTGTTCCCAAAGGGCAACAATACATTACGGAAGGAACCCATGAAGCTATCGTCAGCCGGGAAGAATTTGAAAAAGCGCAGCTTGTCATAAGAAACAACGGGCATAGAGTAGTGATGGGAAGCGTGGATTTTCCCCTTAAGGGAAGAATTCGATGCGGTAATTGCAGACGAGTCCTGGGATATGACTACAAACAGGCTTCTCCCATATTCTGGTGCAGAGAGGGAATGGAACTTATTGGTCAGACCCAATGTTCATCAGAGATATATCAGGCCAGTGATATTGAAAATGCAGTGTTTCAGGCATTAAAAAAAGAACTTTCTCTATTGGACTCTCTCTATGGTGATATTAAAAAGGAAGAACAGAGTTTAAAAGAAGCCAGTAGAAAGGCGAGCCGTCGAAAAACTTTGATGGAGCAGAAACTGAAAAATCTGAAAGGTGAGAAGATGCGGATGTATGAGGAATACGCGGCAAGAACGCTCTCTCTGGACAATTATAAGAACAAAAAACAGGAATGCGATAGGAAGATTGCAGAAGTGCAGGACAAAATCGAACAATTCAAAGCGGAAGAATCTGTCAAGAGCGTTGTTCCAGGGACGGTACGCGCAGCAGCAGAACAGGCAGAAAATTTCCTGCACGGCACGAGACTTACGGCAAGCATGGTGTCAGCCTTCATTGAAAATGTTTATGTGCATGAGGGTGGGCGTATCGTAGTACGGTTTAAATATGAGCGGAGCATACAGGATACTGTAAAAGCACTGCACACAAGCTAA
- a CDS encoding recombinase family protein, whose translation MARKSRKNLLQPEQATVSVQFPELDEEKIPTAIYGRLSVEDDEDNESMETQIALVQDFINRSSELNYVDTYFDNGFTGTNFKRPAFTRLMNDVRQKKIKCIVVKDLSRFGRNYLEAGYYIETVFPFLGVRLIAVTDHFDSTRKEDMESLALPIRNMVNTMYAKDISKKVWTSLQRKKEAGYAVGSDAPFGYIRNPVTKRNEIDPETAFYVQLIFQWVLMGVAIFEIARRLTLLKVPTPREWHRKIVEGKEVVTYKKWGETSVRHMLANQTYVGDTINNKSTQRFFAGQDKRDLSKEQWYVAKNTHPAIIARDDFEKVQEILTKNQKVFKTVRAESEQIRTEYQNDLAGMVFCADCGRSMDFDRLPHGAEESKKVCYYICRARQADDKCIGHQITEKLLKALVMDQLHLFIVRLSDKRKVLEELRKIEDMQNPVYRAKSEIMSLTDKVGQMAKKREQLYADYVAGVVDSKDYQLIREDYSKQYDGLRAALQRAEAKKVEVEQQIREYLNMTSNLEEHLDDFGFDAQLVKSLVQRIEVSADKRIRIVFGFQDVFADLGKESAGK comes from the coding sequence ATGGCACGAAAAAGTAGAAAGAATTTGCTCCAACCGGAACAGGCAACGGTTTCAGTGCAGTTCCCGGAATTGGATGAAGAAAAGATACCAACTGCAATCTATGGACGGCTTTCGGTGGAAGATGATGAAGATAACGAAAGCATGGAAACACAGATTGCACTGGTGCAGGATTTTATTAACCGTAGCAGTGAATTAAATTATGTAGATACGTATTTTGACAATGGATTTACAGGAACAAATTTCAAGCGCCCGGCCTTTACCCGTTTGATGAACGATGTGCGGCAGAAAAAAATCAAGTGTATCGTTGTAAAAGACCTATCGCGTTTTGGCCGTAACTATCTGGAAGCGGGATACTATATTGAAACCGTATTTCCATTTCTAGGTGTTCGCTTGATTGCTGTCACCGATCATTTTGATAGTACGCGCAAAGAGGATATGGAAAGCCTGGCTCTTCCGATTCGGAATATGGTCAATACCATGTATGCGAAAGACATTTCCAAAAAGGTGTGGACTTCCTTGCAGCGTAAAAAAGAAGCTGGCTATGCAGTCGGAAGTGATGCTCCGTTTGGATATATTCGGAATCCAGTGACAAAACGAAATGAGATTGACCCGGAAACAGCCTTTTATGTACAGTTGATTTTCCAGTGGGTACTGATGGGCGTAGCGATTTTTGAAATCGCCAGACGGTTGACCCTGCTGAAGGTTCCAACCCCACGGGAGTGGCATCGAAAAATTGTTGAGGGAAAGGAAGTCGTTACTTATAAAAAATGGGGCGAAACCTCGGTACGGCATATGCTGGCAAATCAAACCTATGTGGGAGATACCATCAACAATAAAAGTACACAGAGATTTTTTGCTGGGCAGGACAAACGTGACTTGTCGAAAGAGCAGTGGTATGTGGCAAAAAATACACATCCAGCTATCATTGCAAGGGATGATTTTGAAAAGGTGCAGGAGATTCTGACGAAGAATCAGAAGGTGTTCAAAACAGTAAGAGCTGAGTCGGAACAGATTCGCACGGAGTATCAGAATGACCTTGCCGGAATGGTGTTCTGTGCAGACTGCGGCAGATCGATGGATTTTGACAGACTTCCGCATGGAGCAGAAGAAAGTAAAAAGGTTTGCTACTATATTTGCAGAGCAAGGCAGGCGGATGATAAGTGCATCGGACACCAGATTACGGAAAAACTGCTAAAAGCTCTGGTAATGGATCAGCTGCATCTTTTCATCGTTCGGCTCAGTGATAAGCGTAAGGTTTTGGAAGAACTGAGAAAAATCGAAGATATGCAGAATCCTGTCTACCGTGCAAAAAGTGAGATTATGAGCCTGACGGATAAGGTTGGGCAGATGGCAAAGAAAAGAGAACAGCTTTATGCAGATTATGTGGCAGGCGTGGTGGATTCTAAAGATTATCAACTGATTCGGGAAGATTATTCCAAACAGTATGACGGCCTGCGAGCAGCACTGCAGAGAGCAGAAGCCAAAAAGGTGGAAGTAGAACAACAGATCAGAGAATATCTGAATATGACTTCCAACCTGGAAGAGCATCTGGATGATTTTGGATTTGATGCTCAGCTGGTAAAATCCCTTGTGCAGAGAATCGAAGTGAGTGCAGATAAGCGGATTCGCATTGTATTTGGATTTCAAGATGTGTTTGCGGACCTTGGAAAGGAGAGTGCGGGAAAATGA
- a CDS encoding recombinase family protein produces the protein MKCVSYTRTMPWKNHTGELTIADQNQRIAEYLAEHKEFDLQKKYSDRKGAENASAAFDKMIDDGVGRKFDCIIVASMYYCGPGFPAARQSIKETLYETGVDLIVLEEGLDTRTASRKEVEDYFEEKRCEMHAEIMFAWRKKQGAGFRLTNSVPYGYIRRNGESNMVKDEEVAPYLSEAFSRYASGQKMRDIAKWLNEQNVEPPMRHKKRIQGKPYEGESDLWTSDNLRGLFRNPTYTGATANGSRQIIAENCHEPYMTKEQFYALPCNMQQSENKISTRKKYKKPNPLAKRIICTCGRPLYWHKDKKTGEELFYCSYCRAHKENGKELKAPAASVYKKVIDAMEREHRKEEKMYSAIQQGAGRKAIEEVRADSSMQMKTILAELNMEQFRRVPLYESYMADEITEEQYRAEVLDYEEAHRKLNEQLTTIMENTMVWERALSLRNPWIQQMEQYKTPDALDRNFVKKYIEQVVVTFLGDRQAEISLTMKTEEWKQMLERIELEGTDDGTKK, from the coding sequence ATGAAATGTGTAAGCTATACTCGGACGATGCCTTGGAAAAACCATACAGGTGAACTGACGATTGCCGACCAGAATCAGCGTATTGCAGAATACCTGGCTGAACATAAAGAGTTCGATTTACAGAAAAAGTATTCTGACCGTAAGGGTGCAGAAAACGCGAGTGCGGCATTTGACAAAATGATTGATGATGGAGTGGGACGAAAATTTGACTGCATCATTGTAGCATCTATGTATTACTGTGGGCCTGGCTTCCCGGCGGCGCGTCAGTCAATCAAGGAAACTCTCTATGAGACAGGCGTGGATCTGATCGTTCTGGAAGAAGGACTGGATACCAGAACTGCCAGTCGAAAAGAGGTTGAGGACTATTTTGAGGAGAAACGCTGCGAGATGCACGCAGAAATCATGTTTGCATGGAGGAAGAAGCAGGGCGCAGGATTCCGGCTGACCAATTCCGTTCCGTATGGTTATATCCGCAGGAACGGTGAAAGCAACATGGTAAAGGATGAAGAGGTTGCTCCGTATCTGAGCGAAGCTTTTTCCAGATATGCATCGGGACAGAAGATGCGTGATATTGCAAAATGGTTGAATGAACAGAATGTCGAACCACCGATGAGGCACAAAAAAAGAATTCAGGGAAAACCATATGAGGGAGAATCTGATCTGTGGACATCGGATAATCTGAGGGGATTGTTCAGAAATCCAACATATACGGGTGCAACGGCAAACGGAAGCCGTCAGATTATTGCAGAGAACTGCCATGAGCCGTACATGACAAAAGAACAGTTTTATGCGCTTCCTTGCAATATGCAGCAGAGTGAAAACAAAATATCAACTCGGAAAAAATATAAAAAACCGAATCCTCTTGCAAAGCGCATCATTTGTACCTGTGGACGTCCACTTTATTGGCATAAGGATAAGAAAACGGGAGAAGAACTATTCTATTGCAGCTACTGCCGTGCTCACAAGGAGAATGGAAAGGAATTGAAAGCTCCGGCTGCATCTGTATATAAAAAGGTGATAGATGCTATGGAGAGAGAACATCGGAAAGAAGAAAAGATGTACTCCGCAATTCAGCAGGGAGCTGGCAGAAAAGCAATTGAAGAAGTAAGAGCTGATAGTTCGATGCAGATGAAGACCATTCTGGCTGAACTTAATATGGAACAGTTTCGCCGTGTACCGTTATATGAAAGCTATATGGCCGATGAAATCACGGAAGAACAGTATCGTGCTGAAGTGCTGGATTATGAAGAAGCCCATCGAAAGCTGAATGAACAGCTTACAACAATCATGGAAAATACAATGGTATGGGAACGGGCATTGAGTTTGCGAAATCCGTGGATTCAGCAGATGGAACAATATAAGACCCCAGATGCACTGGATCGTAATTTTGTGAAAAAGTACATTGAACAGGTCGTGGTTACATTTTTAGGCGATAGACAGGCAGAAATCAGTCTAACGATGAAAACAGAGGAATGGAAGCAGATGCTTGAACGGATAGAATTGGAGGGTACAGACGATGGCACGAAAAAGTAG
- a CDS encoding recombinase family protein, producing MALFFYKEKNKDIRAAAYLRLSIEDGDKAESNSIGNQRELIRDFVAERPELHLVGEYADDGYTGTNFERPGFTQMMEDIKSGKINCIIVKDLSRLGRNYIEMGKYLEQIFPMMGIRFIAINDNYDNANTESSDSDSIVVPFKNLLNDSYCRDISIKVRSQLDIKRRKGEFIGGYAMYGYCKDERNKSRLVVDEYAAEIVRSIYRRKLEGMSAKVIAEQLNSEGVLAPSEYKRLCGLNYHSGFKAGTHAKWQAIQVLRILKNEVYTGTMVQGKRQKINYKIKKIRDVEESGWIKVPNMHEAIIPQKLFDTVQEVLKLDTCASKGQQTVNLFSGMVRCGGCGQNMVRRTVSKNGKKYVYLHCITNHNGLGCSSHLISESKLAEVVLAALQGKIQQISGLEQRLDEINEIPKNQRRLKSVEEHMKMLEQEEQKYQTLRRQLYEDMSNGIVSKDEYKEFSRSFNEKVENIRKAKAEMNRQLDSLNNLDVEHLPWIEDFKSYQNLTSLNRRVLVELVESITVYDKEHIHIQYRFDQEIRNVLEYCNSIPTTETEGSTV from the coding sequence ATGGCTTTGTTTTTTTACAAGGAAAAGAATAAAGACATACGGGCAGCGGCCTATCTGAGATTGTCCATCGAGGACGGAGATAAGGCTGAAAGCAACAGCATCGGAAACCAGAGAGAACTGATTCGGGATTTCGTTGCAGAACGACCAGAACTGCATTTGGTAGGAGAATATGCAGATGATGGTTACACGGGAACCAATTTTGAGCGACCAGGCTTTACGCAGATGATGGAGGACATCAAATCCGGTAAAATCAACTGCATCATAGTCAAGGACTTGTCTCGACTTGGCCGTAACTACATTGAGATGGGAAAGTATCTGGAACAGATTTTTCCTATGATGGGAATTCGGTTCATCGCCATCAATGATAATTACGATAATGCGAACACCGAGAGCAGTGATTCAGACAGCATCGTTGTTCCCTTTAAGAATCTGCTGAACGATTCCTACTGCAGGGACATTTCCATTAAGGTTCGGAGCCAGTTGGACATTAAGCGGCGCAAAGGGGAGTTCATCGGCGGATATGCAATGTACGGTTACTGCAAAGATGAACGGAACAAAAGCCGGTTGGTGGTGGATGAGTACGCAGCAGAAATTGTTCGTTCTATCTACCGCAGAAAATTGGAAGGCATGAGCGCAAAGGTTATTGCGGAACAGCTGAACAGCGAGGGGGTTCTGGCTCCCAGTGAGTACAAACGACTGTGCGGATTGAATTATCACAGCGGCTTCAAGGCCGGAACTCATGCAAAGTGGCAGGCGATTCAGGTGCTTCGGATTTTGAAAAATGAAGTTTACACCGGAACGATGGTGCAGGGTAAACGGCAGAAAATCAATTACAAGATTAAGAAAATCCGTGACGTAGAAGAATCCGGCTGGATTAAAGTTCCCAATATGCACGAGGCCATCATTCCACAGAAATTGTTTGACACCGTACAGGAAGTTTTGAAGCTGGACACCTGTGCATCGAAAGGACAGCAGACAGTCAATCTCTTTTCAGGTATGGTTCGGTGCGGGGGCTGCGGACAGAATATGGTGCGGCGCACTGTATCAAAAAATGGAAAGAAGTATGTTTATCTGCACTGCATCACAAATCATAACGGCCTGGGCTGTTCTTCACACCTTATCAGTGAAAGTAAATTAGCAGAAGTGGTGCTGGCTGCATTGCAGGGAAAAATTCAGCAGATCAGTGGATTGGAACAGCGGCTGGATGAAATCAACGAGATTCCCAAAAATCAACGCAGGTTAAAATCGGTAGAAGAGCACATGAAAATGCTGGAACAGGAAGAACAGAAATACCAGACCCTGCGCCGTCAGCTTTATGAAGATATGAGCAACGGCATTGTCAGTAAGGATGAGTATAAAGAGTTCAGCCGTTCCTTTAATGAAAAAGTCGAAAATATCCGTAAGGCAAAAGCGGAAATGAACCGTCAGCTGGATAGCCTGAACAATCTGGATGTGGAACATTTGCCGTGGATCGAAGATTTTAAATCCTATCAAAACTTAACGAGTTTGAATCGCCGTGTTCTGGTAGAACTGGTGGAAAGCATTACAGTCTATGATAAAGAGCACATTCACATCCAATATCGCTTCGACCAGGAAATCCGCAATGTACTGGAATATTGCAACAGCATTCCGACAACAGAAACGGAGGGGAGTACAGTATGA
- a CDS encoding MobC family plasmid mobilization relaxosome protein, whose amino-acid sequence MARPKKEESIRRTSNVMVRFSNIEYELVAGYAKDAGYPISTFVRKQALSEKVTVNYNIVADIGEIQKLTAQAAGIGNNLNQIARYFHGGGLASRGMLEELKKCIAEIRELRQEIVQLGGAYRGNSKTHRK is encoded by the coding sequence ATGGCACGACCAAAAAAGGAAGAAAGCATAAGACGCACAAGCAATGTAATGGTTCGTTTCAGCAACATCGAATATGAACTGGTGGCCGGATATGCAAAAGATGCTGGTTATCCCATCTCTACTTTTGTGCGCAAGCAGGCTCTATCTGAAAAAGTGACTGTCAACTACAACATCGTTGCCGATATTGGTGAAATTCAGAAGTTGACTGCTCAGGCTGCTGGCATCGGGAACAACCTCAACCAGATTGCGCGCTATTTCCACGGCGGCGGTCTGGCTTCGCGCGGAATGTTGGAAGAACTGAAAAAGTGCATTGCGGAAATCCGTGAACTGCGGCAGGAAATCGTTCAGCTTGGAGGTGCATATCGTGGCAATTCTAAAACACATCGCAAGTAA
- a CDS encoding relaxase/mobilization nuclease domain-containing protein has protein sequence MAILKHIASKNANYGSALDYLKYQHDEFHLVPVLDENGNMMLREEFYLEGLNCDPETFDLECELLNQEYNKNNTYDEIKSHHYIISHDPKDNTDHNLTGEWAQAIGMEYAKANFPGHQALVCTHTDGKNGTGNIHTHIIINSLRKFDVDPQPFTERPIDCKAGYKHHLTKDYLKHLQKSLMDICQREGLHQVDLLSPAPDRISPQEYYAKQRGQQNLDIANMELMIEGITPMHTTFETGKEKIRNAISDIAERATSFEEFQRLLKAEYGISVKDHRGRFSYLPADRQKYISARALGSNYDRDKLLRILAENARTAEQNNPHWAVDDPMAILFIKSDLRLVVDLQTCVKAQQSRAYAQKVKISNLQQMARTVAYVQEHGYDSREKLSETADAIYTKMAKARGDAKLTESKLRKTNEQIHYLGQYLSTKSIYGEFLKAPNKKIFRQAHSDELAQYEEALQILKQHSPDGKFPTMKDLRAEKEQLTIQKDAQYDTYHYFKDYHKELQTVCANVDSILGTEQEVQQHEQQHTRKYEPSL, from the coding sequence GTGGCAATTCTAAAACACATCGCAAGTAAAAATGCCAATTATGGGAGTGCCCTCGACTATCTGAAATACCAGCATGATGAATTTCATCTGGTTCCTGTCCTTGATGAAAACGGGAACATGATGCTCCGGGAAGAATTTTATCTTGAGGGATTGAACTGTGATCCTGAAACATTCGACCTTGAATGCGAACTGTTGAACCAAGAGTATAACAAGAACAACACTTACGATGAAATCAAAAGCCACCATTACATCATCAGCCACGATCCGAAAGACAACACTGACCACAACCTGACAGGCGAGTGGGCGCAGGCCATCGGCATGGAATATGCAAAGGCCAATTTTCCGGGGCATCAGGCTTTGGTCTGTACTCACACCGATGGTAAAAACGGCACAGGCAACATTCACACCCATATTATAATCAACAGCCTGCGCAAATTTGATGTTGACCCGCAGCCATTCACCGAACGTCCTATCGACTGCAAGGCTGGATATAAACATCACCTTACCAAAGACTATTTGAAGCACCTGCAGAAATCCTTGATGGATATTTGCCAACGTGAGGGACTGCATCAGGTCGATCTGCTCTCCCCTGCCCCTGACAGAATTTCGCCGCAGGAGTATTACGCCAAACAGCGCGGTCAGCAAAATCTGGACATTGCCAACATGGAGCTTATGATTGAGGGCATCACTCCCATGCACACCACTTTTGAAACGGGCAAAGAAAAAATCCGCAACGCCATTTCGGACATTGCAGAACGTGCCACATCTTTTGAAGAATTTCAAAGACTGCTGAAAGCAGAGTACGGGATTTCAGTAAAAGACCATCGTGGACGATTCAGCTATCTTCCTGCTGACCGACAGAAGTATATCTCTGCCCGTGCGCTGGGTTCCAATTATGACCGCGACAAACTTCTCCGAATTCTTGCAGAAAATGCAAGGACTGCAGAGCAGAACAATCCTCATTGGGCAGTAGACGATCCTATGGCTATCCTGTTCATCAAGTCCGATCTGCGCCTTGTGGTTGACTTACAGACCTGTGTAAAAGCCCAGCAGAGCCGCGCTTATGCACAGAAAGTAAAAATTTCCAATCTGCAGCAGATGGCCCGGACCGTTGCCTATGTGCAGGAGCATGGATATGATTCTCGTGAGAAGCTTTCCGAAACTGCGGATGCCATCTATACCAAAATGGCAAAAGCGCGCGGCGATGCAAAGCTCACTGAAAGCAAACTGCGAAAAACAAACGAGCAGATTCATTACCTTGGTCAGTATCTCTCCACAAAATCCATTTACGGAGAATTTCTAAAAGCTCCGAATAAGAAGATTTTCCGTCAAGCCCACTCGGACGAACTTGCCCAATATGAGGAAGCACTTCAAATTCTGAAGCAGCACTCGCCTGATGGGAAGTTTCCTACCATGAAAGACCTTCGAGCAGAAAAAGAGCAGCTTACGATTCAGAAGGACGCCCAATACGATACTTACCATTATTTCAAGGATTATCACAAAGAACTCCAGACCGTGTGTGCCAATGTAGACAGCATCCTCGGCACAGAACAAGAAGTGCAGCAGCACGAACAGCAGCACACGCGAAAATATGAGCCATCCCTCTAA